In a genomic window of Magnolia sinica isolate HGM2019 chromosome 14, MsV1, whole genome shotgun sequence:
- the LOC131226268 gene encoding uncharacterized protein LOC131226268 isoform X2: MSSSPGSHSLAFRVMRLCRPSFHVDAPLRLDPLDLITAEDLFHSNDHHHPLTHNEADSADPSYRDRFVLRNPNDAMGLPGLLVLPQAFGAIYLGETFCSYISINNSSNSEARDVVIKAEIQTERQRILLLDTSKSPVETIRSGGRYDFIVEHDVKELGAHTLVCTALYNDGDGERKYLPQFFKFVVANPLSVRTKENTYLEACIENHTKSNLYMDQVEFEPLQPWSATILTADEHHSETKREIFKPPVLIKAGGGIQNYLYQLKLSSNESTQVKSNALGKLQITWRTNLGEPGRLQTQQILGSPITQKEIELRVVDIPAVIVLERPFSVRLNLSNQTDRKMGQLEVYLSPGDSYEERAVMVNGLQTLVLPQVEAFNSVDFNLNLIATRLGVQKISGIMVFDAREKRLYDPLPDIEIFVILD; encoded by the exons ATGAGCTCGAGCCCCGGGTCCCACTCCCTAGCATTCCGTGTGATGCGCCTCTGTCGTCCATCATTCCACGTGGACGCCCCCCTCCGCCTCGATCCCCTCGATCTCATCACCGCCGAAGACCTCTTCCACTCCAACGACCACCACCATCCTCTCACCCACAACGAAGCAGACTCTGCCGATCCTAGCTACCGCGACCGCTTCGTCCTCCGCAATCCCAACGATGCCATGGGCCTTCCTGGCCTCCTCGTTCTCCCCCAAGCCTtcgg GGCCATATACCTGGGGGAGACCTTCTGCAGCTATATCAGCATCAACAACAGCTCGAATTCCGAAGCACGAGATGTCGTCATCAAG GCAGAAATTCAAACTGAGAGGCAGCGAATCCTGCTTCTAGATACTTCGAAATCGCCTGTCGAAACAATCAGGTCAGGGGGGCGATATGATTTTATAGTCGAACATGATGTGAAGGAACTGGGTGCTCACAC ACTGGTTTGCACTGCCCTGTACAATGATGGAGATGGTGAGCGTAAATATCTTCCGCAATTTTTCAAGTTTGTTGTTGCAAATCCTCTTTCAGTTAGAACGAAG GAAAATACATATTTGGAGGCTTGCATTGAAAACCATACAAAGTCAAACCTTTACATGGATCAAGTCGAGTTTGAACCCTTGCAACCTTGGAGCGCAACAATATTAACAGCTGATGAGCACCATTCAGAAACTAAAAG AGAGATATTTAAGCCACCTGTTCTCATCAAAGCTGGGGGAGGGATTCAAAATTATCTTTATCAGTTAAAGCTGTCATCTAATGAGTCTACACAAGTGAAAAGCAATGCCCTCGGTAAGCTTCAGATAACATGGCGTACAAATTTGGGTGAACCTGGTCGCTTGCAGACACAACAGATTCTTGGCAGT CCCATTACACAGAAAGAAATCGAGTTGCGAGTTGTTGACATTCCAGCTGTTATCGTTTTAGAAAGACCATTTTCG GTACGTTTAAATCTCTCAAACCAGACGGACAGAAAAATGGGTCAATTAGAAGTTTATTTATCTCCAGGTGATTCCTACGAGGAGAGAGCTGTTATGGTTAATGGTCTCCAAACATTG GTTCTGCCACAGGTGGAGGCATTCAACTCTGTGGATTTCAACCTG AACCTTATAGCTACTAGACTGGGGGTTCAGAAGATCTCCGGAATTATGGTATTTGatgcaagagagaagagactgTATGACCCCTTACCGGATATTGAG ATATTTGTGATTTTGGACTGA
- the LOC131226268 gene encoding uncharacterized protein LOC131226268 isoform X5, protein MSSSPGSHSLAFRVMRLCRPSFHVDAPLRLDPLDLITAEDLFHSNDHHHPLTHNEADSADPSYRDRFVLRNPNDAMGLPGLLVLPQAFGAIYLGETFCSYISINNSSNSEARDVVIKAEIQTERQRILLLDTSKSPVETIRSGGRYDFIVEHDVKELGAHTLVCTALYNDGDGERKYLPQFFKFVVANPLSVRTKVRSIKENTYLEACIENHTKSNLYMDQVEFEPLQPWSATILTADEHHSETKREIFKPPVLIKAGGGIQNYLYQLKLSSNESTQVKSNALGKLQITWRTNLGEPGRLQTQQILGSVRLNLSNQTDRKMGQLEVYLSPGDSYEERAVMVNGLQTLVLPQVEAFNSVDFNLNLIATRLGVQKISGIMVFDAREKRLYDPLPDIEIFVILD, encoded by the exons ATGAGCTCGAGCCCCGGGTCCCACTCCCTAGCATTCCGTGTGATGCGCCTCTGTCGTCCATCATTCCACGTGGACGCCCCCCTCCGCCTCGATCCCCTCGATCTCATCACCGCCGAAGACCTCTTCCACTCCAACGACCACCACCATCCTCTCACCCACAACGAAGCAGACTCTGCCGATCCTAGCTACCGCGACCGCTTCGTCCTCCGCAATCCCAACGATGCCATGGGCCTTCCTGGCCTCCTCGTTCTCCCCCAAGCCTtcgg GGCCATATACCTGGGGGAGACCTTCTGCAGCTATATCAGCATCAACAACAGCTCGAATTCCGAAGCACGAGATGTCGTCATCAAG GCAGAAATTCAAACTGAGAGGCAGCGAATCCTGCTTCTAGATACTTCGAAATCGCCTGTCGAAACAATCAGGTCAGGGGGGCGATATGATTTTATAGTCGAACATGATGTGAAGGAACTGGGTGCTCACAC ACTGGTTTGCACTGCCCTGTACAATGATGGAGATGGTGAGCGTAAATATCTTCCGCAATTTTTCAAGTTTGTTGTTGCAAATCCTCTTTCAGTTAGAACGAAG GTGCGCTCCATCAAG GAAAATACATATTTGGAGGCTTGCATTGAAAACCATACAAAGTCAAACCTTTACATGGATCAAGTCGAGTTTGAACCCTTGCAACCTTGGAGCGCAACAATATTAACAGCTGATGAGCACCATTCAGAAACTAAAAG AGAGATATTTAAGCCACCTGTTCTCATCAAAGCTGGGGGAGGGATTCAAAATTATCTTTATCAGTTAAAGCTGTCATCTAATGAGTCTACACAAGTGAAAAGCAATGCCCTCGGTAAGCTTCAGATAACATGGCGTACAAATTTGGGTGAACCTGGTCGCTTGCAGACACAACAGATTCTTGGCAGT GTACGTTTAAATCTCTCAAACCAGACGGACAGAAAAATGGGTCAATTAGAAGTTTATTTATCTCCAGGTGATTCCTACGAGGAGAGAGCTGTTATGGTTAATGGTCTCCAAACATTG GTTCTGCCACAGGTGGAGGCATTCAACTCTGTGGATTTCAACCTG AACCTTATAGCTACTAGACTGGGGGTTCAGAAGATCTCCGGAATTATGGTATTTGatgcaagagagaagagactgTATGACCCCTTACCGGATATTGAG ATATTTGTGATTTTGGACTGA
- the LOC131226268 gene encoding uncharacterized protein LOC131226268 isoform X3 — MSSSPGSHSLAFRVMRLCRPSFHVDAPLRLDPLDLITAEDLFHSNDHHHPLTHNEADSADPSYRDRFVLRNPNDAMGLPGLLVLPQAFGAIYLGETFCSYISINNSSNSEARDVVIKAEIQTERQRILLLDTSKSPVETIRSGGRYDFIVEHDVKELGAHTLVCTALYNDGDGERKYLPQFFKFVVANPLSVRTKVRSIKENTYLEACIENHTKSNLYMDQVEFEPLQPWSATILTADEHHSETKREIFKPPVLIKAGGGIQNYLYQLKLSSNESTQVKSNALGKLQITWRTNLGEPGRLQTQQILGSPITQKEIELRVVDIPAVIVLERPFSVRLNLSNQTDRKMGQLEVYLSPGDSYEERAVMVNGLQTLNLIATRLGVQKISGIMVFDAREKRLYDPLPDIEIFVILD, encoded by the exons ATGAGCTCGAGCCCCGGGTCCCACTCCCTAGCATTCCGTGTGATGCGCCTCTGTCGTCCATCATTCCACGTGGACGCCCCCCTCCGCCTCGATCCCCTCGATCTCATCACCGCCGAAGACCTCTTCCACTCCAACGACCACCACCATCCTCTCACCCACAACGAAGCAGACTCTGCCGATCCTAGCTACCGCGACCGCTTCGTCCTCCGCAATCCCAACGATGCCATGGGCCTTCCTGGCCTCCTCGTTCTCCCCCAAGCCTtcgg GGCCATATACCTGGGGGAGACCTTCTGCAGCTATATCAGCATCAACAACAGCTCGAATTCCGAAGCACGAGATGTCGTCATCAAG GCAGAAATTCAAACTGAGAGGCAGCGAATCCTGCTTCTAGATACTTCGAAATCGCCTGTCGAAACAATCAGGTCAGGGGGGCGATATGATTTTATAGTCGAACATGATGTGAAGGAACTGGGTGCTCACAC ACTGGTTTGCACTGCCCTGTACAATGATGGAGATGGTGAGCGTAAATATCTTCCGCAATTTTTCAAGTTTGTTGTTGCAAATCCTCTTTCAGTTAGAACGAAG GTGCGCTCCATCAAG GAAAATACATATTTGGAGGCTTGCATTGAAAACCATACAAAGTCAAACCTTTACATGGATCAAGTCGAGTTTGAACCCTTGCAACCTTGGAGCGCAACAATATTAACAGCTGATGAGCACCATTCAGAAACTAAAAG AGAGATATTTAAGCCACCTGTTCTCATCAAAGCTGGGGGAGGGATTCAAAATTATCTTTATCAGTTAAAGCTGTCATCTAATGAGTCTACACAAGTGAAAAGCAATGCCCTCGGTAAGCTTCAGATAACATGGCGTACAAATTTGGGTGAACCTGGTCGCTTGCAGACACAACAGATTCTTGGCAGT CCCATTACACAGAAAGAAATCGAGTTGCGAGTTGTTGACATTCCAGCTGTTATCGTTTTAGAAAGACCATTTTCG GTACGTTTAAATCTCTCAAACCAGACGGACAGAAAAATGGGTCAATTAGAAGTTTATTTATCTCCAGGTGATTCCTACGAGGAGAGAGCTGTTATGGTTAATGGTCTCCAAACATTG AACCTTATAGCTACTAGACTGGGGGTTCAGAAGATCTCCGGAATTATGGTATTTGatgcaagagagaagagactgTATGACCCCTTACCGGATATTGAG ATATTTGTGATTTTGGACTGA
- the LOC131226268 gene encoding uncharacterized protein LOC131226268 isoform X1, whose protein sequence is MSSSPGSHSLAFRVMRLCRPSFHVDAPLRLDPLDLITAEDLFHSNDHHHPLTHNEADSADPSYRDRFVLRNPNDAMGLPGLLVLPQAFGAIYLGETFCSYISINNSSNSEARDVVIKAEIQTERQRILLLDTSKSPVETIRSGGRYDFIVEHDVKELGAHTLVCTALYNDGDGERKYLPQFFKFVVANPLSVRTKVRSIKENTYLEACIENHTKSNLYMDQVEFEPLQPWSATILTADEHHSETKREIFKPPVLIKAGGGIQNYLYQLKLSSNESTQVKSNALGKLQITWRTNLGEPGRLQTQQILGSPITQKEIELRVVDIPAVIVLERPFSVRLNLSNQTDRKMGQLEVYLSPGDSYEERAVMVNGLQTLVLPQVEAFNSVDFNLNLIATRLGVQKISGIMVFDAREKRLYDPLPDIEIFVILD, encoded by the exons ATGAGCTCGAGCCCCGGGTCCCACTCCCTAGCATTCCGTGTGATGCGCCTCTGTCGTCCATCATTCCACGTGGACGCCCCCCTCCGCCTCGATCCCCTCGATCTCATCACCGCCGAAGACCTCTTCCACTCCAACGACCACCACCATCCTCTCACCCACAACGAAGCAGACTCTGCCGATCCTAGCTACCGCGACCGCTTCGTCCTCCGCAATCCCAACGATGCCATGGGCCTTCCTGGCCTCCTCGTTCTCCCCCAAGCCTtcgg GGCCATATACCTGGGGGAGACCTTCTGCAGCTATATCAGCATCAACAACAGCTCGAATTCCGAAGCACGAGATGTCGTCATCAAG GCAGAAATTCAAACTGAGAGGCAGCGAATCCTGCTTCTAGATACTTCGAAATCGCCTGTCGAAACAATCAGGTCAGGGGGGCGATATGATTTTATAGTCGAACATGATGTGAAGGAACTGGGTGCTCACAC ACTGGTTTGCACTGCCCTGTACAATGATGGAGATGGTGAGCGTAAATATCTTCCGCAATTTTTCAAGTTTGTTGTTGCAAATCCTCTTTCAGTTAGAACGAAG GTGCGCTCCATCAAG GAAAATACATATTTGGAGGCTTGCATTGAAAACCATACAAAGTCAAACCTTTACATGGATCAAGTCGAGTTTGAACCCTTGCAACCTTGGAGCGCAACAATATTAACAGCTGATGAGCACCATTCAGAAACTAAAAG AGAGATATTTAAGCCACCTGTTCTCATCAAAGCTGGGGGAGGGATTCAAAATTATCTTTATCAGTTAAAGCTGTCATCTAATGAGTCTACACAAGTGAAAAGCAATGCCCTCGGTAAGCTTCAGATAACATGGCGTACAAATTTGGGTGAACCTGGTCGCTTGCAGACACAACAGATTCTTGGCAGT CCCATTACACAGAAAGAAATCGAGTTGCGAGTTGTTGACATTCCAGCTGTTATCGTTTTAGAAAGACCATTTTCG GTACGTTTAAATCTCTCAAACCAGACGGACAGAAAAATGGGTCAATTAGAAGTTTATTTATCTCCAGGTGATTCCTACGAGGAGAGAGCTGTTATGGTTAATGGTCTCCAAACATTG GTTCTGCCACAGGTGGAGGCATTCAACTCTGTGGATTTCAACCTG AACCTTATAGCTACTAGACTGGGGGTTCAGAAGATCTCCGGAATTATGGTATTTGatgcaagagagaagagactgTATGACCCCTTACCGGATATTGAG ATATTTGTGATTTTGGACTGA
- the LOC131226268 gene encoding uncharacterized protein LOC131226268 isoform X4, translating to MSSSPGSHSLAFRVMRLCRPSFHVDAPLRLDPLDLITAEDLFHSNDHHHPLTHNEADSADPSYRDRFVLRNPNDAMGLPGLLVLPQAFGAIYLGETFCSYISINNSSNSEARDVVIKAEIQTERQRILLLDTSKSPVETIRSGGRYDFIVEHDVKELGAHTLVCTALYNDGDGERKYLPQFFKFVVANPLSVRTKVRSIKENTYLEACIENHTKSNLYMDQVEFEPLQPWSATILTADEHHSETKREIFKPPVLIKAGGGIQNYLYQLKLSSNESTQVKSNALGKLQITWRTNLGEPGRLQTQQILGSPITQKEIELRVVDIPAVIVLERPFSVRLNLSNQTDRKMGQLEVYLSPGDSYEERAVMVNGLQTLENLFVLASLCTPASHHTGTKSPPSNWLLSSTSY from the exons ATGAGCTCGAGCCCCGGGTCCCACTCCCTAGCATTCCGTGTGATGCGCCTCTGTCGTCCATCATTCCACGTGGACGCCCCCCTCCGCCTCGATCCCCTCGATCTCATCACCGCCGAAGACCTCTTCCACTCCAACGACCACCACCATCCTCTCACCCACAACGAAGCAGACTCTGCCGATCCTAGCTACCGCGACCGCTTCGTCCTCCGCAATCCCAACGATGCCATGGGCCTTCCTGGCCTCCTCGTTCTCCCCCAAGCCTtcgg GGCCATATACCTGGGGGAGACCTTCTGCAGCTATATCAGCATCAACAACAGCTCGAATTCCGAAGCACGAGATGTCGTCATCAAG GCAGAAATTCAAACTGAGAGGCAGCGAATCCTGCTTCTAGATACTTCGAAATCGCCTGTCGAAACAATCAGGTCAGGGGGGCGATATGATTTTATAGTCGAACATGATGTGAAGGAACTGGGTGCTCACAC ACTGGTTTGCACTGCCCTGTACAATGATGGAGATGGTGAGCGTAAATATCTTCCGCAATTTTTCAAGTTTGTTGTTGCAAATCCTCTTTCAGTTAGAACGAAG GTGCGCTCCATCAAG GAAAATACATATTTGGAGGCTTGCATTGAAAACCATACAAAGTCAAACCTTTACATGGATCAAGTCGAGTTTGAACCCTTGCAACCTTGGAGCGCAACAATATTAACAGCTGATGAGCACCATTCAGAAACTAAAAG AGAGATATTTAAGCCACCTGTTCTCATCAAAGCTGGGGGAGGGATTCAAAATTATCTTTATCAGTTAAAGCTGTCATCTAATGAGTCTACACAAGTGAAAAGCAATGCCCTCGGTAAGCTTCAGATAACATGGCGTACAAATTTGGGTGAACCTGGTCGCTTGCAGACACAACAGATTCTTGGCAGT CCCATTACACAGAAAGAAATCGAGTTGCGAGTTGTTGACATTCCAGCTGTTATCGTTTTAGAAAGACCATTTTCG GTACGTTTAAATCTCTCAAACCAGACGGACAGAAAAATGGGTCAATTAGAAGTTTATTTATCTCCAGGTGATTCCTACGAGGAGAGAGCTGTTATGGTTAATGGTCTCCAAACATTG GAGAATCTGTTTGTGTTGGCCTCCCTGTGCACACCGGCTAGTCACCACACAGGTACAAAGTCTCCTCCATCAAATTGGCTACTGTCCTCAACCTCATACTAg
- the LOC131226268 gene encoding uncharacterized protein LOC131226268 isoform X6 — protein MSSSPGSHSLAFRVMRLCRPSFHVDAPLRLDPLDLITAEDLFHSNDHHHPLTHNEADSADPSYRDRFVLRNPNDAMGLPGLLVLPQAFGAIYLGETFCSYISINNSSNSEARDVVIKAEIQTERQRILLLDTSKSPVETIRSGGRYDFIVEHDVKELGAHTLVCTALYNDGDGERKYLPQFFKFVVANPLSVRTKVRSIKENTYLEACIENHTKSNLYMDQVEFEPLQPWSATILTADEHHSETKREIFKPPVLIKAGGGIQNYLYQLKLSSNESTQVKSNALGKLQITWRTNLGEPGRLQTQQILGSPITQKEIELRVVDIPAVIVLERPFSVRLNLSNQTDRKMGQLEVYLSPGDSYEERAVMVNGLQTLVLPQVEAFNSVDFNLIFVILD, from the exons ATGAGCTCGAGCCCCGGGTCCCACTCCCTAGCATTCCGTGTGATGCGCCTCTGTCGTCCATCATTCCACGTGGACGCCCCCCTCCGCCTCGATCCCCTCGATCTCATCACCGCCGAAGACCTCTTCCACTCCAACGACCACCACCATCCTCTCACCCACAACGAAGCAGACTCTGCCGATCCTAGCTACCGCGACCGCTTCGTCCTCCGCAATCCCAACGATGCCATGGGCCTTCCTGGCCTCCTCGTTCTCCCCCAAGCCTtcgg GGCCATATACCTGGGGGAGACCTTCTGCAGCTATATCAGCATCAACAACAGCTCGAATTCCGAAGCACGAGATGTCGTCATCAAG GCAGAAATTCAAACTGAGAGGCAGCGAATCCTGCTTCTAGATACTTCGAAATCGCCTGTCGAAACAATCAGGTCAGGGGGGCGATATGATTTTATAGTCGAACATGATGTGAAGGAACTGGGTGCTCACAC ACTGGTTTGCACTGCCCTGTACAATGATGGAGATGGTGAGCGTAAATATCTTCCGCAATTTTTCAAGTTTGTTGTTGCAAATCCTCTTTCAGTTAGAACGAAG GTGCGCTCCATCAAG GAAAATACATATTTGGAGGCTTGCATTGAAAACCATACAAAGTCAAACCTTTACATGGATCAAGTCGAGTTTGAACCCTTGCAACCTTGGAGCGCAACAATATTAACAGCTGATGAGCACCATTCAGAAACTAAAAG AGAGATATTTAAGCCACCTGTTCTCATCAAAGCTGGGGGAGGGATTCAAAATTATCTTTATCAGTTAAAGCTGTCATCTAATGAGTCTACACAAGTGAAAAGCAATGCCCTCGGTAAGCTTCAGATAACATGGCGTACAAATTTGGGTGAACCTGGTCGCTTGCAGACACAACAGATTCTTGGCAGT CCCATTACACAGAAAGAAATCGAGTTGCGAGTTGTTGACATTCCAGCTGTTATCGTTTTAGAAAGACCATTTTCG GTACGTTTAAATCTCTCAAACCAGACGGACAGAAAAATGGGTCAATTAGAAGTTTATTTATCTCCAGGTGATTCCTACGAGGAGAGAGCTGTTATGGTTAATGGTCTCCAAACATTG GTTCTGCCACAGGTGGAGGCATTCAACTCTGTGGATTTCAACCTG ATATTTGTGATTTTGGACTGA